CCGCCGGCAGCCCTGCGCCACCGCGACGCCCTGCTGCAGGCGACCGGAGTCGACGCCGACGAGTTGGCCAACGAAGTGCTGATTCGCTACGCCGCGGCCTTCCTCGACCAAGGGTACGCCCACTGGCCGCTTCCTGATCGCGACGCCGGGTTCTATCAGTCGTTCCTGAGAGTGTACGGTCATTCGGGAGGCGTCGTTCCCCACTGGCTCATGGGGATCAAACGCGAACTTGCCAGACTGCAGCGCGAGCAAGTCACGCCGCTCGCGTGCATCGAGGAATCGCTCGACCTCCTCGGCGTCTCGGCCGAGGAACGCGACGAGTTCATCGCGGCGTCGTTGCTTGCGCTGCGCGGCTGGGCCGGCATGATCTGGCAGATGGAGACGAACGCCGAATGGGCCGTACGGCCGGCGCCGCGCGGCACGCTCGTCGAATTCCTGGCGGTACGGCTGCTGCTCGATCGCTTCGCCGCCGCTCACATCGCGAAAGAAGCGCTGGGCGATGCGGAGCCGCTCGCAATGCTTCGCTCACGAGTCACCGCAATTCACGCCGCGCGCACGCCCACCGGCAAGACGCAACTGGCGTTCTTGGTTTTCCAGCTCTGCCAAGTGCGGGGCGTCCTGCCTGAAGAACTCTTCCGTTTGCCTGAAAAGACTTGGGGGCAGCTGGCGGACGAGCTGTCCGCCTTCGACGACTTCGAGCGCCGCCGCACATTTCAGTTGGCCTACGAGCGCCGCTACCGCAATCAAACGCTCGACGCCCTCGCGATTCACAACCGCTGCCAGCAGCCGAATGACGCCGCCTCGCGGCAGGCGCCTTCGTTCCAGATCGTTTGCTGCATCGACGACCGCGAAGAATCGTTCCGGCGCCACTTGGAGGAAGTCGATCCTGCGTGCGAGACGCTTGGATACGCCGGCTTCTTCGGCGTGGCGATGTATTACCGCGGCGTTGCCGACGCCCACAGCCGGCCTCTGTGTCCGGTGGCAGTCAAACCGCAGCATTACGTCAAAGAACTGCCGGCGTACGCACTCGAAGAAGTCGATCGTCGTCGGTCGCGCTTTCGGCGGCTGTTCGGCGCGGCTTCGCATCAGTTTCACCGGGGCAGCCGTTCGCTTCTCGGCGGCGCCGTCACGGCCCTCTTCGGCACGCTGGCGTCCGTGCCGCTCGTGACTCGGATCCTGTTTCCGCGCATTTCCGCGCAGATCCGCAAGCTGTTCGGTCAGATCGTTCGCCCGCCCGCAGCAACGCAGTTGCTGCTTGAGCGAAGCGAAGCGAAGCCCGGCCCCGACGCAGGCCACGTGGGCTACAGCGTCGACGAAATGACCGACGTCGTCGAGCAGACGCTTCGCGATACGGGACTTACTCGCAATTTTTCACGACTGGTACTGTTCTGTGGACATGGTTCGTCCAGCTTGAACAACCCGCATGAAAGCGCCTACAACTGCGGCGCTTGTAGCGGCGGCAGCGGCGGACCGAATGCCCGCGCCTTCTGCCAAATGGCAAACGACCCACGCGTCCGAGCGAGACTGGCAGACCGCGGGCTCGACATTCCCGCAGAAGCCTACTTCATCGGCGCGTTTCACAACACCTGCACCGATGGCGTCGACTACTTCGATCTCGATCGCCTGCCGGCCGCCCACCAAGAACTGTTCGCGACGACGCGGCGAACCATCGACGAAGCGCGGCGCCGCAACGCCCACGAACGCTGCCGACGTTTTGAATCGGCGGAACTATCGCTCACGCCCGCCGCGGCGCTCGCGCATGTCGAGCTCCGCTCGGAAGACTTGTCGCAAGCGCGGCCCGAGTACAATCACGCGACCAACGCAGCAGTCTTCGTCGGACGACGTGCACGGAGCCGCGGGCTTTTCATGGATCGGCGCACCTTCCTGGCGTCGTACGATCCGACGCAAGACGCCGAGGACGGGGCAATCCTGGCAAGAATCCTCGCCGCGGTAATCCCCGTTTGCGCGGGCATCAATCTGGAGTACTACTTCTCCTGCGTCGACGTCGAGGGCTACGGCTGTGGCTCAAAGTTGCCCCACAACATCACGTCGCTGCTGGGGGTGATGGAAGGGGCGTCGAGCGATTTGCGGCCAGGGCTTTCGGCCCAGATGATCGAAATCCATGAACCGCTCCGAATCCTGTTCGTCATTGAAACAACGCCGGCCGCACTGGAGCGAATCATGACCGCCAACCCGACGATCGCGCGGCTTTGCCGCAACGAGTGGGTGCAACTGGCGACGTTGAGTCCTGAAAACGCGACGATCCACCTCTTCAGCAACGGGCGATTCGAGCGATACGTTACCGAATCCGACCAACTGCCCGAAGCAGCGGCTTCGATCGATTGGTACCGCGGCTGGCGCGATCATCTGGGCTACGCTTCAATCAAAGCGTCCGTCTCGCCAACTCCCGCTTCCAGGCTCAAGGGGAGGACGCCGCGATGAACGACGAGCAACTCTTCCAACTGCTGGGAACGTCCGTCGTTGCGTGCCCGACGCTGCTGTTGACGGTGCTGGGCGTCTCGTCGCTTGTCGGCCGGCCGCTACGCGAACGGACGGCGAGCCGGCT
This sequence is a window from Lacipirellula parvula. Protein-coding genes within it:
- a CDS encoding DUF2309 domain-containing protein; this translates as MLRSIEQAAHLLPTQGPITVFVHHNTLHAFEELRFDAALGRSQRVYGSQPFLMEERYRRELARGRIKEADLAAVLEADLADRADELIGLLGTRFHLRLAMLKHSLRTAPSPELRWVVAETDALRTFRSDVPPEIRRRLVEGTRRWIMRDFRAGVANSGQLSEPLLEQLIEKTLDQFDRQKIESWHDAQWEEVCLQLLWRLSFDGVQRTGRTTPAPPAALRHRDALLQATGVDADELANEVLIRYAAAFLDQGYAHWPLPDRDAGFYQSFLRVYGHSGGVVPHWLMGIKRELARLQREQVTPLACIEESLDLLGVSAEERDEFIAASLLALRGWAGMIWQMETNAEWAVRPAPRGTLVEFLAVRLLLDRFAAAHIAKEALGDAEPLAMLRSRVTAIHAARTPTGKTQLAFLVFQLCQVRGVLPEELFRLPEKTWGQLADELSAFDDFERRRTFQLAYERRYRNQTLDALAIHNRCQQPNDAASRQAPSFQIVCCIDDREESFRRHLEEVDPACETLGYAGFFGVAMYYRGVADAHSRPLCPVAVKPQHYVKELPAYALEEVDRRRSRFRRLFGAASHQFHRGSRSLLGGAVTALFGTLASVPLVTRILFPRISAQIRKLFGQIVRPPAATQLLLERSEAKPGPDAGHVGYSVDEMTDVVEQTLRDTGLTRNFSRLVLFCGHGSSSLNNPHESAYNCGACSGGSGGPNARAFCQMANDPRVRARLADRGLDIPAEAYFIGAFHNTCTDGVDYFDLDRLPAAHQELFATTRRTIDEARRRNAHERCRRFESAELSLTPAAALAHVELRSEDLSQARPEYNHATNAAVFVGRRARSRGLFMDRRTFLASYDPTQDAEDGAILARILAAVIPVCAGINLEYYFSCVDVEGYGCGSKLPHNITSLLGVMEGASSDLRPGLSAQMIEIHEPLRILFVIETTPAALERIMTANPTIARLCRNEWVQLATLSPENATIHLFSNGRFERYVTESDQLPEAAASIDWYRGWRDHLGYASIKASVSPTPASRLKGRTPR